The following is a genomic window from Rutidosis leptorrhynchoides isolate AG116_Rl617_1_P2 chromosome 8, CSIRO_AGI_Rlap_v1, whole genome shotgun sequence.
TCTAGGAATATTTCCATGGAAATTGTTGGATCGAAGATTAAGAATTTTCAAATAAGTGAGTTGTGTTCCGATCCACGTTGGTATCGTTCCAACAAGTTCATTTCTACCAAGTTGAAGGATAACTAAGTATGTCAAGTTCATTAGAGAATCGGGCAAATTTCCCGAGATCTTGTTCCCGCGAATGTTCAATGATTGTAGGTTTGATAAAGAACCCAAAGTTGTTGGAATCGTTCCAGACAAACTGTTGTTCTCCAAGTTTAAGACCCACAAGCTCGGCCATTTATCCCAGCATTGAGGAATGACACCCGACAAATAATTATTTCCTAAATTGAGAACTTGTGTCGCTTTTACACCGTTTGAACACATCAGTTGATGTAACGATCCCGCAAAGAAATTACTAGACAGATCTAAATAATTTGGGAACGACCCGTTTGAGAGATAAGTTAAGTTCCCGCTAAACACATTAGAACTTATGTCGAGTAAACGAAGTGTTTCTGGTATACTTGACAATGTCCCTTGGATATGATTTTTCGACATATACAAACGGCTTATATTGGGAAATGATCTCCAAAACGACTCAGTTACGAATTCTGAGATTTGGGTGTTGCTTATATCTAGGGCTATTAAATTCTTCTGTAATTGAAGCCACGCCGGAAATTGAGGCCCTAAAACCCAAGAGTTCAAGTATAAGTATTCCAATTGGAAAGGGGGAACCCAGTTGTCGAATCGCGGTCTTAGCATCAAGTTGTTGCCTTTTCCGCTAAAATATTTTAAGTTCACTAGTTTCTCAAAGTGAGCTTCTGTCACGATACCCTTTAGCAAATTGTGAGAAACATCAAAATAACTTAAACTGGAAAGTTGACCGAGGCTATCGGGAATGCTTCCATTCAATTTGTTGTCCGAAAGATCTAACGCCTCTAATGATGATAAACGTCCAATCGAGAATGGAATAGGACCAGAAATCTGATTTCCAGAAAGTGATAACAGTTTCATGGAAGATAACTGTCCTATAGAATATGGTATTGTTCCAGCAATAAGGTTATCCTCAATATCTAAATACTTCAAATGTATCAGTTTACCAAGTTGATCCAGTAGATGACCACTGATATTTGACGACTGGAGCAATAGGGACTCCAAAAGAGGCATTTTGCAGTTGATAAAACTCTCAAGAAAGTTAGTTAAACTAAAATTACGAAAATCGTTGTTACCCAAACTGATCTCTCTCAAATTACAAAGGTTGCCTAATGTGTTGGGGGGTATTGTTTCAGTGATTTGGTTTTCTGATAGGTCGAGAGTCTGAAGAGAGGTCAAGTTGTAAATGGAATCAACAACTGAACTCGAAATACCACAATAACTAATATCCAACGAAACAAGATTACTACCTATAGTACTAGACAAATCGTCTAATACTAACGAAGAATTCATGAAACTGTTTTCAGATACATGTAGTGACTCGAGAGAAGTCAAATTACGAAAGCTATAAGTAGTACCAGGAGTTGCGCCTTGAAGATTACATCCGCTTAAATCCAAAGAAACGAGACTAGTTATACTAAATAACCACCGAGGCACAGAACTATTAAAATTGTTGTAAGAAAGATCAAGAATGGTAAGCGACGTGAGATTATTAAGACTAGGAACAAGTGGATGTATTTCCGTGAGTCGACAATCAGAAAAATGGAGTTCGATCAAGGAAGGAAGTTTGTTGATTACCTGAAACCAATCGGTTGCTTTGCTAAGGTCAACTCTGTTCATTTCCAAGTGACGTAACAAACGGAGACTTGACAACCAGTTCATATTCATCACGCTACTTCGTGCTTCTTCATAACCAAAACGACCAAGGGATAGAACGTTTAGTTCTGAAAGATTCCCTAATTGAGGAGGGATAATTCCACTAAATTTGGAATACGAGAGGTTAATATGCCTTACGTTTCTAAGAGAACCTATGAAGCTTGGAACTTGGATACCTTCAAAATCATTGCAACTCAAGTCCAAATGCTCGAGTTGCTTTAGGTTCAACAAAGATGAACTTAGATTCCCCCTCAGTCCATAACTCGAAGAGTCACAATGACCATCAAGTCCCGGAAGACGTATCTGATGAACATGACCAGTAATATTATCACACACGATTCCAGCCCATTTGCAGCAGTTGCTACCATCATCAACCCATGAAGCTAGTTGATCTGATTCGTCTACCAGGTCGTGTTTGAATTCGACAAGGGCCTTTCTTTCGACATCCTTGCATAATACGTCATCAAAGGTTTGATTAGATAAGCAAAATCGTAACAATGCAAAGATAACTAGCAAGTACAAGTAACAAGAATATATGTAAGATAATGAAGAACAAACAATCATTTTGGATGATTATTTGACGGAAAAAATTTGTTTGCACTTTCACTTTTtgaatgtatttttttttttttttccttctttatcTTTCCTTCACAACCATATTCAACTTGaataacaaattatatatagttAGTTATCTTTGGATGAACTAAAATATGTTTAGAAATAGCTCTACATATATACTTGTCCCATTGTGTTTAGAAATAATATGATAATATCTATCACAGTTGAAAATGAAAGAAGTAAATCATTGTACTATGGCCATTATTGTTGGACAAAGTAGTCCACAATTGATGACTCACATGTAATGCATGGACAAAAGAGACTATATGCATGAATACTTATGGCCAAATTAATTATTAAAGACTTTTGGTGGTTCATGAAACGTGCATTATATAGAAGTCAACAGAAAGTCTGTGATTTTTTTTTAAGGGCGAAAATGATTTATATATCATTGAAGTAGTAGAGATCTTCATTAAATCAATGAAGACACTCATCAAAATACAATGATGAAGACTTGCTCGATCATGAGTTGAAAGAAATACATAATAAAGAAAAGCTAACACAAGTTACATACATAACAAAAAGGGATTTTGTTCCCAAATGTAAGATTGAAAGCCGTTGCATAAGTTGAGATTCGTTGCCCATAGGAAGACCTTGAACTTGATATTGCGAACCATGATTGAACGACACGTGAATTTACCATTAAAAATGTAATCGTTACTGGCGATCCAAATTGCCCATAAGGTCGCGGGACCGATCATTCTCCAAAACTTCGAGGCTTTAATacccatttcaaaataccaatcGAACGAAAATTCTTCAATCGATCTCGGGATAACCCATCTAATGTTCCACCAACGGAACAATTCGGCCCATATTTTAAACGACCATGTGCAATGTAACAATAAATGATCGACTGTTTCGTCTTCATTCAAGCACCAAATACAAACCTTTGAAATATTGGAAGGTAGAATGTGTCTTTGCGAAAGGACAACTCTAACGGGGATGCTTTGTTTGATAGCTAGCCAATGAAAAATCATAACTTTGGATGGAACATTATTTCTCCAAATAACTTTAGGCCAAATCGGAGAAGGGATATTATTTGATTGCAAAATAATTCTAACCGCATCTGCAACCGAGTATGAGTCACAAGGTTCGGACATCCAAGTAACTTGATCCTGCTCATTATCAGATACCTTAAATCTTGCCAAGAAAGAAGATAATTCTAATGTTTTTAAAGAATCATAATGTGACAGGGGGTGTTTAAGATGCAAGTTCCACCCATATTGATCCACATTTGAACAGAGGGGTAGTCTACACTCTTTAACAGTGATGAACCAATTAAAGCAAATAAGAAACAAACTAGGAAAATCATCCTTTAAGACATGGCCATCAGCCCATGCATCAAACCAAAAAAGAAGACTTGACCCATCACCAATCTTCCATTTCCAAATGTTAGATCCTAAAATACCTAGAAGAGAATCATCTTTTTGGAGGTTAATCAAGTCTCTC
Proteins encoded in this region:
- the LOC139863183 gene encoding receptor-like protein EIX2 gives rise to the protein MSNVSSLQTSQISSVWRDLINLQKDDSLLGILGSNIWKWKIGDGSSLLFWFDAWADGHVLKDDFPSLFLICFNWFITVKECRLPLCSNVDQYGWNLHLKHPLSHYDSLKTLELSSFLARFKVSDNEQDQVTWMSEPCDSYSVADAVRIILQSNNIPSPIWPKVIWRNNVPSKVMIFHWLAIKQSIPVRVVLSQRHILPSNISKVCIWCLNEDETVDHLLLHCTWSFKIWAELFRWWNIRWVIPRSIEEFSFDWYFEMGIKASKFWRMIGPATLWAIWIASNDYIFNVIFALLRFCLSNQTFDDVLCKDVERKALVEFKHDLVDESDQLASWVDDGSNCCKWAGIVCDNITGHVHQIRLPGLDGHCDSSSYGLRGNLSSSLLNLKQLEHLDLSCNDFEGIQVPSFIGSLRNVRHINLSYSKFSGIIPPQLGNLSELNVLSLGRFGYEEARSSVMNMNWLSSLRLLRHLEMNRVDLSKATDWFQVINKLPSLIELHFSDCRLTEIHPLVPSLNNLTSLTILDLSYNNFNSSVPRWLFSITSLVSLDLSGCNLQGATPGTTYSFRNLTSLESLHVSENSFMNSSLVLDDLSSTIGSNLVSLDISYCGISSSVVDSIYNLTSLQTLDLSENQITETIPPNTLGNLCNLREISLGNNDFRNFSLTNFLESFINCKMPLLESLLLQSSNISGHLLDQLGKLIHLKYLDIEDNLIAGTIPYSIGQLSSMKLLSLSGNQISGPIPFSIGRLSSLEALDLSDNKLNGSIPDSLGQLSSLSYFDVSHNLLKGIVTEAHFEKLVNLKYFSGKGNNLMLRPRFDNWVPPFQLEYLYLNSWVLGPQFPAWLQLQKNLIALDISNTQISEFVTESFWRSFPNISRLYMSKNHIQGTLSSIPETLRLLDISSNVFSGNLTYLSNGSFPNYLDLSSNFFAGSLHQLMCSNGVKATQVLNLGNNYLSGVIPQCWDKWPSLWVLNLENNSLSGTIPTTLGSLSNLQSLNIRGNKISGNLPDSLMNLTYLVILQLGRNELVGTIPTWIGTQLTYLKILNLRSNNFHGNIPRELCYLTSIKILDVADNNLVSNIPRCFNNFSVLSGRENISPGEFSFYWDVVHAGPTIASDLLVMKGREDVYSTILELVMLLDLSGNNLVGNIPSELTSLVMLKSLNLSRNQLTGMIPEKIGEMKSLETFDVSLNELSGELPVSLSSLSFLSSFNVSYNRLTGRIPLSTQLQSLNESCFLGNNLCGDPLFENCEVKVSDTEDENKEDGLQETDWVLIISTLIGFIVGFWIVVTPLLVSRSWRNTYFRFISELRNKFGKPNSPREEPKHTQEYW